Proteins from a single region of Cygnus atratus isolate AKBS03 ecotype Queensland, Australia unplaced genomic scaffold, CAtr_DNAZoo_HiC_assembly HiC_scaffold_47, whole genome shotgun sequence:
- the AOC1 gene encoding amiloride-sensitive amine oxidase [copper-containing]: protein MWPLRLAWVLAALGIAAGTDPTAPLPDGASIFADLTPAELRAVRDFLMGRPELGLSPSRGGTLAQNTLFLVELLPPKKWLALRHLDEGGPAPQRQARAVVFFGGQAEPNVTEFAVGPLPRPSSYQPLRFKGRRTIPFAARPMTQLEYELLHRTLVQATEPLYRLLRDATGFWYHNCTDRCLTFSDIAPRGLASGERRSWFMLQRFVEGYFLHPVGLEILIDHRDPDPHRWAIQRLWYNGQYFSSPQELAERYEQGQVAVARLSDHASQLLFSTYVPRGRFTTGTPTDVHGAKVCEPQGRRYRLRGNRLEYGGWSLAFRLRSSSGLQLFDLRFNKERVAYEVSVQEAIAFYGGNTPAAMQTKYIDAGWGMGSVTYELAPGIDCPEVATYLDVHHLYDADGPVRFARTVCIFELPTGVPLRRHFNSNFQGGYHFYAGLEGHALVLRTTSTVYNYDYIWDFLLYPNGVMEAKVHATGFIHATFYTPQGQRYGSRVQSHVLGNLHTHLVHYKVDLDVAGTGNSFETMDLSFENISNPWSPDARVVQPWLHRQPRRSERQAAFPLGQALPRYLLFSNPRQRNRWGHTRSYRIQHSSHAGRVLPRGWREERGISWGRYHLAVTRHHENEAVSSSLYTQNDPWEPLVNFEGFIRDNESIEDQDLVAWVTVGFLHIPHAEDVPNTATPGNAVGFFLRPFNFFDEDPSVASLSPVIVRPLDQTFSRVEVQRWTPDSPGPCVAPGPFAYNGTYWPE from the exons ATGTGGCCGCTCCGGCTTGCCTGGGTGCTGGCCGCGCTGGGCATCGCGGCCGGCACTGACCCCACCGCGCCGCTGCCAGACGGGGCCTCCATCTTCGCCGACCTGACGCCTGCGGAGCTGCGTGCGGTGCGGGACTTCCTGATGGGCCGCCcggagctggggctgtccccGAGCCGGGGGGGCACCCTGGCGCAGAACACGCTCTTCctggtggagctgctgccccccaAGAAGTGGCTGGCCCTGCGCCACCTGGATGagggcggccccgcgccccagCGCCAGGCTCGAGCCGTCGTCTTCTTTGGGGGGCAGGCGGAGCCCAACGTCACCGAATTCGCCGTGGGGCCCCTGCCGCGGCCCAGCTCCTACCAGCCCCTGCGCTTCAAGGGCAGGCGCACCATCCCCTTCGCTGCCCGGCCCATGACGCAGCTGGAGTACGAGCTGCTGCACCGCACTCTTGTGCAGGCAACGGAGCCGCTGTACCGGCTGCTGCGCGATGCCACCGGCTTCTGGTACCACAACTGCACCGACCGCTGCCTCACCTTCTCGGACATCGCGCCCCGTGGGCTGGCGTCCGGCGAGCGCCGCAGCTGGTTCATGCTGCAGCGCTTTGTGGAGGGCTACTTCCTGCACCCCGTGGGGCTGGAGATCCTCATCGACCACCGGGACCCCGATCCACACCGCTGGGCCATCCAGCGCCTCTGGTACAACGGGCAGTACTTCTCCAGCCCGCAGGAGCTGGCCGAGCGCTACGAGCAGGGGCAGGTGGCTGTGGCACGGCTGTCCGACCACGCGTCccagctcctcttctccacCTACGTGCCACGCGGGCGCTTCACCACCGGCACCCCCACCGACGTGCACGGGGCCAAGGTGTGCGAGCCCCAGGGCCGGCGCTACCGGCTGCGGGGGAACCGGCTGGAGTACGGGGGCTGGAGCCTGGCCTTCCGCCTGCGCTCCTCCTCCGGCCTCCAGCTCTTCGACCTGCGCTTCAACAAGGAGCGCGTGGCCTACGAGGTGAGCGTGCAGGAGGCCATCGCCTTCTACGGCGGCAACACGCCGGCCGCCATGCAGACCAAGTACATCGACGCCGGATGGGGCATGGGCTCCGTCACCTACGAGCTGGCCCCCGGCATCGACTGCCCCGAGGTGGCCACGTACCTGGACGTGCACCACCTCTACGACGCCGATGGGCCGGTGCGCTTCGCCCGCACCGTCTGCATCTTCGAGCTGCCCACGGGCGTCCCGCTCCGGCGGCACTTCAACAGCAACTTCCAGGGCGGGTACCACTTCTACGCCGGGCTGGAGGGACACGCACTGGTGCTGCGCACAACCTCCACTGTCTACAACTACGACTACATCTGGGACTTCCTCCTCTACCCCAACGGCGTGATGGAGGCCAAGGTCCATGCCACCGGCTTCATCCACGCCACCTTCTACACGCCGCAGGGCCAGCGCTACGGCAGCCGCGTCCAGAGCCAcgtcctgggcaacctgcacACCCACCTGGTGCACTACAAGGTGGACCTGGACGTCGCAg GCACTGGCAACAGCTTTGAGACGATGGACTTGAGCTTCGAGAACATCTCCAACCCCTGGAGCCCCGACGCACGCGTggtgcagccctggctgcaccGGCAGCCGCGCCGCAGCGAGCGCCAGGCCGCCTTCCCGCTGGGCCAGGCACTGCCCCGCTACCTGCTCTTCTCCAACCCTCGCCAGCGCAACCGCTGGGGCCACACGCGCAGCTACCGCATCCAGCACAGCTCCCATGCCGGGCGCGTGCTGCCCCGtggctggagggaggagaggggcatCTCCTGGGGCAG gtACCACCTGGCCGTGACACGGCACCACGAGAACGAAGCCGTCAGCAGCAGCCTCTACACCCAGAACGACCCCTGGGAGCCCCTGGTCAACTTCGAGGGCTTCATCCGCGACAACGAGAGCATCGAGGACCAG GACCTGGTGGCCTGGGTGACCGTCGGCTTCCTGCACATCCCGCACGCCGAGGACGTCCCCAACACGGCCACCCCTGGCAACGCCGTCGGCTTCTTCCTGCGCCCCTTCAACTTCTTCGACGAGGACCCGTCGGTGGCCTCGCTCAGCCCCGTCATCGTCCGCCCGCTGGACCAGACCTTCTCGCGCGTGGAGGTGCAACGCTGGACGCCCGACAGCCCCGGCCCCTGCGTTGCGCCGGGGCCCTTCGCCTACAATGGCACGTACTGGCCGGAGTGA
- the KCNH2 gene encoding potassium voltage-gated channel subfamily H member 2 gives MPVRRGHVAPQNTFLDTIIRKFEGQSRKFIIANARVENCAVIYCNDGFCELCGYTRAEVMQKPCTCDFLHGPRTQRSAAAQIAQALLGSEERKVEICFYRKDGSCFLCLVDVVPVKNEDGAVIMFILNFEVVMEKERPGSPDADTNHWVTPASWFPTGRSKSFRLKLPALLALTASKQSLPQEPPDAVIVDFSKHSSESAPEEATSSLENSCLGCSQPEDQKALMDPEEGDGRPEPPVTQSSPRAERLHLHAAFSNCSLARSRSRESCHSVRRASSVDDIETMKGEGDKRCHNRHATVGASMHRGSSTGAMNNIRSTLLNSTSDSDLMRYRAISKIPQITLNFVDFKADAFLAAPSSEKEIIAPTKLKDRTHNVTEKVTQVLSLGADVLPEYKLQAPRIHKWTILHYSPFKAVWDWLILLLVIYTAIFTPYSAAFLLNDQEEAQRHNCGYSCSPLNVVDLIVDIMFIIDILINFRTTYVNSNEEVVSHPAKIAIHYFKGWFLIDMVAAIPFDLLIFGSGSEETTTLIGLLKTARLLRLVRVARKLDRYSEYGAAVLFLLMCTFALIAHWLACIWYAIGNVEGQRIGWLHSLGDQIGKPLNDSNPLYGPTIKDKYVTALYFTFSSLTSVGFGNVSPNTNSEKIFSICVMLIGSLMYASIFGNVSAIIQRLYSGTARYHTQMLRVREFIRFHQIPNPLRQRLEEYFQHAWSYTNGIDMNAVLKGFPECLQADICLHLNRSLLQNCKPFKGATKGCLRALAMKFKTTHAPPGDTLVHAGDVLTALYFISRGSIEILRGDVVVAILGKNDIFGEPLNLYARPGKSNADVRALTYCDLHKIHREDLLEVLDMYPEFSDHFWSSLEITFNLRDTNMIPGSPGSDELDSGFNRLRKRKLSFRRRTEKDADTAGELRSGQKALRLGRSCQAPGAPRGPAEWDPCHSSSPSSSPSSDEDEHPAPAPGAAVLSPFHSPRPGGEAPAPPDAEERKGSDMCNPLSGAFSGVSNIFSFWGESRGRQYQELPRCTIPAHAALSIPLPSMSRRQRSEVETRLDLLQKQLNRLETRMAADISSIMQLLQRQAALVPPAYSTVSSPHQPPGPPPCPLQPVLPITPIQPLSQVPSFPVPLELRRGPAPPEPPPPDVVLLLEPAAAPRRRSLPGQLPPPPGAQPLHRHCSDPGS, from the exons GCCGCAAGTTCATCATCGCCAACGCCCGGGTGGAGAACTGCGCCGTGATCTACTGCAACGATGGCTTCTGCGAGCTGTGCGGGTACACGCGGGCCGAGGTCATGCAGAAGCCCTGCACCTGCGACTTCCTGCACGGGCCCCGCACGCAGCGCAGCGCGGCCGCCCAGATCGCCCAGGCGCTGCTGGGCTCTGAGGAGCGCAAGGTGGAGATCTGCTTCTACCGCAAGGACG GTAGCTGCTTCCTGTGCCTGGTGGACGTGGTGCCGGTGAAGAACGAGGATGGGGCCGTCATCATGTTCATCCTGAACTTCGAGGTGGTGATGGAGAAGGAGCGCCCGGGCTCGCCCGACGCCGACACCAACCACTGGGTCACTCCCGCCAGCTGGTTCCCCACAG GGCGCAGCAAGTCCTTCAGGCTGAAGCTGCCGGCGCTGCTGGCGCTGACGGCGAGCAAGCAGTCCCTGCCCCAGGAGCCCCCCGATGCCGTCATCGTGGACTTCTCCAAGCACAGCAGCGAGTCAGCGCCCGAGGAGGCCACGTCCTCCCTGGAGAacagctgcctgggctgctcccagcccgaGGACCAGAAGGCGCTGATGGACCCGGAGGAGGGCGATGGGCGCCCGGAGCCGCCCGTCACCCAGTCCTCGCCCCGCGCCGAGCGCCTGCACCTGCACGCCGCCTTCTCCAACTGCAGCCTGGCGCGGAGCCGCTCGCGTGAGAGCTGCCACAGCGTCCGCCGTGCCTCCTCCGTCGATGACATCGAGACCATGAAGGGCGAGGGCGACAAGCGCTGCCACAACCGGCACGCCACCGTGGGGGCCAGCATGCACCGTGGCTCCAGCACCG GGGCCATGAACAACATCCGCAGCACCCTGCTGAACTCCACCTCCGACTCGGACCTGATGCGCTACCGGGCAATCAGCAAGATCCCCCAGATCACCCTCAACTTCGTGGACTTCAAGGCGGACGCCTTCCTGGCCGCGCCGTCCAGCGAGAAGGAGATCATCGCCCCCACCAAGCTGAAGGACCGCACTCACAATGTCACCGAGAAGGTCACCCAG GTGCTGTCGCTGGGCGCCGACGTCCTCCCCGAGTACAAGCTGCAGGCGCCGCGCATCCACAAATGGACCATCCTGCACTACAGCCCCTTCAAGGCGGTGTGGGACTGGCTCATCCTGCTGCTGGTCATCTACACGGCCATCTTCACGCCCTACTCGGCCGCCTTCCTGCTCAACGACCAGGAGGAGGCCCAGCGGCACAACTGTGGCtactcctgcagccccctcaaCGTGGTCGACCTGATCGTGGACATCATGTTCATCATCGACATCCTCATCAACTTCCGCACCACCTACGTCAACTCCAACGAGGAGGTGGTGAGCCACCCCGCCAAGATCGCCATCCACTACTTCAAGGGCTGGTTCCTCATCGACATGGTGGCCGCCATCCCCTTCGACCTGCTCATCTTTGGCTCCGGCTCTGAGGAG ACCACCACCCTGATCGGGCTGCTGAAGACGGCGCGGCTGCTGCGCCTGGTGCGGGTGGCCCGCAAGCTGGACCGGTACTCGGAGTACGGGGCGGCCGTGCTCTTCCTGCTGATGTGCACCTTCGCCCTCATCGCCCACTGGCTGGCCTGCATCTGGTACGCCATCGGCAACGTGGAGGGGCAGCGCATCGGCTGGCTGCACTCGCTGGGCGACCAGATCGGCAAGCCCCTGAACGACAGCAACCCCCTGTACGGCCCCACCATCAAGGACAAGTACGTCACGGCGCTCTACTTCACCTTCAGCAGCCTGACCAGCGTCGGCTTCGGCAACGTCTCGCCCAACACCAACTCCGAGAAGATCTTCTCCATCTGCGTCATGCTCATCGGCT CCCTGATGTACGCCAGCATCTTCGGGAACGTCTCGGCCATCATCCAGCGCCTGTATTCGGGCACGGCGCGCTACCACACCCAGATGCTGCGCGTCCGCGAGTTCATCCGCTTCCACCAGATCCCCAACCCGCTGCGGCAGCGCCTGGAGGAGTACTTCCAGCACGCCTGGTCCTACACCAACGGCATCGACATGAACGCG GTGCTGAAGGGCTTCCCTGAGTGCCTGCAGGCCGACATCTGCCTGCACCTGAACCGCAGCCTGCTGCAGAACTGCAAGCCCTTCAAGGGGGCCACCAAGGGCTGCCTGCGCGCCCTGGCCATGAAGTTCAAGACGACGCACGCGCCACCCGGGGACACCCTGGTGCACGCCGGGGACGTGCTCACCGCGCTCTACTTCATCTCCCGGGGCTCCATTGAGATCCTGCGTGGGGACGTGGTGGTGGCCATCCTGG gGAAGAACGACATCTTTGGGGAGCCGCTGAACCTGTACGCGCGGCCAGGGAAGTCCAACGCGGACGTGCGGGCGCTCACCTACTGCGACCTGCACAAGATCCACCGCGAGGacctgctggaggtgctggacATGTACCCCGAGTTCTCTGACCACTTCTGGTCCAGCCTGGAGATCACCTTCAACCTGCGTGAt ACCAACATGATCCCCGGCTCCCCGGGCAGCGACGAGCTGGACAGCGGCTTCAACCGCCTGCGCAAGCGCAAGCTCTCCTTCCGCCGGCGCACCGAGAAAG ACGCGGACACTGCCGGGGAGCTGCGGAGCGGGCAGAAGGCGCTGcggctgggcaggagctgccaggcGCCGGGGGCCCCGCGGGGGCCGGCCGAGTGGGACCCCTGCCACTCCAGCTCGCCCTCCAGCTCGCCCTCCAGCGATGAGGACGAGCACCCCGCGCCTGCCCCGGGGGCCGCCGTGCTCTCACCCTTCCACAGCCCCCGCCCGGGCGGCGAAGCCCCCGCACCCCCCGACGCCGAGGAGCGCAAGGGCAGCGATATGTGCAACCCCCTCTCAG GAGCCTTTTCGGGGGTGTCCAACATCTTCAGCTTCTGGGGGGAGAGTCGGGGGCGGCAGTACCAGGAGCTGCCGCGCTGCACCATCCCGGCGCACGCCGCCCTCAGCATCCCGCTGCCCTCCATGAGCCGCCGGCAGCGCTCCGAGGTGGAGACGCGGCTCGATCTCCTTCAGAAGCAGCTCAATAG GCTGGAGACGCGGATGGCCGCGGACATCAGCTCCAtcatgcagctgctgcagcgccAGGCCGCGCTCGTGCCGCCCGCCTACAGCACGGTCTCGTCCCCACATCAgccgccgggcccccccccgtgcccgcTGCAGCCCGTCCTCCCCATCACCCCCATCCAGCCGCTCTCTCAG GTTCCCAGCTTCCCGGTGCCGCTGGAGCtgcggcgcggcccggccccccccgagccgcccccccccgacgtggtgctgctgctggagcccgcggccgccccgcgccgccgctcGCTGCCCGGAcagctgccgccgccgccgggcgctCAGCCCCTGCATAGACACTGCTCCGACCCCGGCAGTTAG